A genomic stretch from Nerophis ophidion isolate RoL-2023_Sa linkage group LG14, RoL_Noph_v1.0, whole genome shotgun sequence includes:
- the LOC133568431 gene encoding glutamine synthetase has translation MAVSSSASLSKVIKQQYLELPQGDKVQAMYIWVDGTGEGLRCKTRTLDFNPKSVEELPEWNFDGSSTYQAEGSNSDMYLIPAAMFRDPFRKDPNKLVLCEVLKYNRMPAETNLRITCSKVMKMVEDQVPWFGMEQEYTILGTDGHPFGWPSNGFPGPQGPYYCGVGADKAYGRDIVEAHYRACLYAGVQICGTNAEVMPAQWEFQVGPCEGINMGDHLWVARFILHRVCEDFGVIASFDPKPIPGNWNGAGCHTNFSTKEMREEGGLKAIEDSIEKLGRRHSYHIRAYDPKGGLDNARRLTGHHETSNINEFSAGVANRGASIRIPRNVGQEKKGYFEDRRPSANCDPYGVTEALIRTCLLSEEGEEPADY, from the exons ATGGCCGTGTCCTCAAGCGCAAGCTTGAGCAAAGTCATCAAGCAGCAGTACTTGGAGCTCCCCCAGGGAGATAAAGTCCAGGCCATGTACATCTGGGTTGACGGAACTGGCGAGGGGCTGCGGTGTAAAACCAGGACCTTGGATTTTAATCCCAAAAGCGTTGAAG AACTACCTGAATGGAACTTTGACGGGTCCAGCACTTACCAAGCTGAAGGCTCCAACAGCGACATGTATCTCATCCCTGCTGCCATGTTCCGCGACCCCTTCCGCAAAGATCCGAACAAGCTGGTCCTCTGTGAAGTGCTCAAGTACAACCGCATGCCTGCAG AAACCAACCTCCGAATCACTTGCAGTAAGGTGATGAAAATGGTAGAGGACCAAGTTCCCTGGTTTGGAATGGAGCAGGAGTATACCATCCTGGGCACGGATGGGCACCCCTTTGGCTGGCCCTCTAATGGATTCCCGGGGCCTCAAG GCCCATACTACTGTGGCGTGGGAGCAGACAAAGCCTATGGAAGAGATATCGTGGAAGCCCATTATAGAGCTTGCCTTTATGCTGGGGTTCAGATTTGTGGCACTAATGCAGAAGTGATGCCTGCTCAG TGGGAGTTCCAGGTTGGCCCATGCGAAGGGATCAACATGGGCGATCACCTGTGGGTGGCGCGCTTCATCCTGCACCGTGTCTGCGAAGACTTTGGCGTCATCGCCTCCTTTGACCCCAAGCCCATCCCTGGCAACTGGAACGGTGCCGGCTGCCACACAAACTTTAGCACCAAGGAGATGAGAGAAGAAGGTGGACTAAA AGCCATTGAGGACTCCATTGAGAAGCTGGGCAGGAGGCACAGCTACCACATCCGTGCCTACGACCCCAAAGGTGGCCTGGACAACGCCCGCCGCCTCACGGGCCACCACGAAACCTCCAACATCAACGAGTTTTCAGCGGGCGTGGCCAACCGCGGCGCCAGCATCCGCATCCCCCGCAACGTGGGCCAGGAGAAGAAAGGCTACTTCGAGGACCGCCGCCCATCGGCCAACTGCGACCCGTACGGCGTCACTGAGGCGCTCATACGCACCTGTTTGCTGAGCGAGGAGGGCGAGGAGCCCGCGGATTACTGA